One Ananas comosus cultivar F153 linkage group 1, ASM154086v1, whole genome shotgun sequence DNA window includes the following coding sequences:
- the LOC109718278 gene encoding triacylglycerol lipase 2, with the protein MVIPRGYKCEEYEVTTQDGYILSMQRIPQRGGGGVNGSGGGNDDGKRRQPVLLQHGVLMDGITWLLNSPQQSLAFVLADHGFDVWIANTRGTRWSRRHVSLDPSSTAYWAWSWDELVTNELPATFDFVYSKTGQKLHYVGHSMGTLTALASFSEGKLVDKVQSAALLSPIAYLTHMTTPIGILCAKAFIGEIITNWLGIAEFNPTGKDVTNLLKTLCLDPNVDCYDLMRAFTGNNCCLNASTVELFLKYEPQPTSTKTMVHLAQTFRDGVLTKYDYGRGEANIEYYGQSTPPIYNMSNIPKSLPLFLSYGGQDSLSDVRDVELLLDDLKFHEGDKLTVQFVKDYAHADFVMGVSAKQIVYDAVIAFFDRQ; encoded by the exons ATGGTGATCCCCCGCGGTTACAAATGTGAAGAATATGAG GTGACAACTCAAGATGGATATATATTGAGCATGCAAAGGATCCCGCagagagggggaggaggcgtaaacggcagcggcggcggcaatGACGACGGAAAAAGGAGGCAACCTGTGCTATTGCAACATGGGGTTTTAATG GATGGCATAACATGGCTGCTTAATTCGCCCCAACAATCGCTCGCATTCGTCTTAGCAGACCACGGGTTCGATGTGTGGATCGCGAACACGAGAGGAACTCGATGGAGTCGTCGTCACGTCTCCCTCGACCCATCTAGCACG GCTTATTGGGCTTGGTCTTGGGATGAGCTTGTTACCAATGAACTCCCTGCTACTTTTGACTTTGTGTATAGTAAAACAGGGCAGAAGCTGCATTATGTTGGTCACTCCATG GGTACTCTGACAGCTCTTGCATCCTTCTCTGAAGGGAAGCTGGTGGATAAGGTCCAGTCAGCAGCACTTTTAAGTCCAATAGCTTATCTCACTCATATGACCACCCCCATTGGCATTCTCTGTGCCAAAGCCTTCATTGGAgaa ATCATAACCAATTGGCTCGGAATCGCGGAATTTAACCCCACAGG GAAGGATGTAACAAACCTGCTGAAGACACTCTGCCTTGATCCAAATGTGGATTGCTATGACCTCATGAGAGCCTTCACAG GGAACAATTGTTGCCTCAATGCCTCCACAGTTGAGCTCTTCCTCAAGTACGAACCGCAGCCGACGTCGACGAAGACAATGGTCCATTTGGCTCAAA CTTTTCGAGATGGCGTTTTAACGAAGTACGACTACGGGAGGGGAGAGGCGAACATCGAGTACTACGGGCAGAGCACGCCCCCGATCTACAACATGTCGAACATCCCGAAGAGCTTGCCTTTGTTCCTGAGCTACGGCGGCCAAGACTCGCTCTCTGACGTTCGTGACGTTGAGCTGCTGCTGGATGATCTCAAATTCCACGAAGGCGATAAGCTGACCGTTCAGTTTGTGAAGGACTACGCCCACGCCGATTTCGTTATGGGGGTATCTGCAAAGCAGATCGTGTACGATGCAGTGATCGCGTTCTTCGATCGGCAATAA